CGCCACCAGTTCAAGGACGCCGGCGTGCGCGCGCTGGTGTACATCAACCTGTTCGGCAAGCTGGTGGAGGAGGTGCTTCCCGACACCGGCATCGAGTACCTGGTGGAAGCGCGCATGGGGGACATGCTGCCGAGCCTCAAGGGCTGGCTGGTGAACACCCTGGTGAAGAAGGTGAAGAAGATGGTTCCCGACTTTCACCTGCCCCAGGCGGTGTCTTTCAAGGACGCGCTGAAGTTCGGCCAGGGCCACGCCCTGAAACCGGTGAAGGTGGGGCTGGAGGACATCGCGGTGCTGCAGTACACCGGCGGGACCACCGGGGTGGCCAAGGGCGCGATGCTCACCCACGGCAACCTGGTGGCCAACATGCAGCAGGTGGATGCCTGCCTGTCCCAGCTGGGGCCCGATGGCGCACCGCTGATGAAGCAGGGCCAGGAGATCATGATCGCGCCGCTGCCGCTGTACCACATCTATGCCTTCACCGCGAATTGCATGTGCATGATGGTCAATGGCAACCACAACATCCTCATCACCAACCCGCGGGACATCGGTGGCTTCATCAAGGAGCTGAAGAAGTGGCGCTTCTCCGCGCTGCTGGGCCTGAACACCCTGTTCGTCGCGCTGATGGACCATCCCGGGTTCAAGGACCTGGATTTCTCCAACCTCAAGGTCACCAACTCCGGCGGCACCGCCCTGGTGAAGGCCACCGCCGAGCGCTGGCAGGCCCTGACCGGCTGCTCCGTGGTGGAAGGCTACGGCCTCACCGAAACCTCCCCGGTGGCCAGCACCAACCCCTATGGCGCGCAGGCACGCCTGGGCACGGTGGGCATCCCGGTTCCGGGCACCGCCTTCAAGGTCATCGATGACGCGGGCAACGAACTGCCCCTGGGCGATCGTGGCGAGCTGTGCATCAAGGGCCCGCAGGTGATGAAGGGCTACTGGAACCGCCCCGAGGCCACCGCCGAGGTGCTGGACGCCGAGGGCTGGCTGAAGACCGGCGACATCGCGGTGATCGACCCGGACGGCTTCGTGCGCATCGTCGACCGCAAGAAGGACCTCATCATCGTCTCCGGCTTCAACGTCTACCCCAACGAGATCGAGGATGTGGTGATGGCTCACCCGAAGGTGGCCAGCTGCGCGGCCATCGGCGTGCCGGACGACAAGTCCGGGGAGGCCGTGAAGCTCTTCGTGGTGCCCCGGGATGGCGGCGTCAGCGTCGAGGAGCTCAAGGCCTACTGCAAGGAGAATTTCACCGGCTACAAGGTGCCCAAGCATATCGTCCTCAAGGACGCCCTGCCCATGACGCCGGTGGGCAAGATCCTCCGTCGCGAACTGCGCGACATCGCCTGACCCGAGCCTGGCGGGACGAACCCGACGTCCCGCCGCCTCCTCTCCCCTCCGGAGCCCTTCCGGACCCTCCGAGCCACCACCAGCACCCGCGAAAGCCCCGTGATACGCCGTTTGTCGGCGAATTAGAGTTAAGACTCCAATAATGACCAGATTCTAGGGTGTTGGTCATTATTTTGACTGGCAAGGGCTGGTTTGGTGCTGGTGGGGCCTTGGCAAAGCTGCTACTCTCGGCGCGTTTTTTTGCCCGGTTGGGCGCACAATCGCACAGAACACAACAAACAACCGCCCCCCTGAGGGCGGTGAAATCAGCTGTTGCTTAGGAGTGGGCTTCCATGACCGATAACTTCTGGAAGGACAAATACCCAGCGGGCGTTCCTGCCGAGATCGACCCCGACCAGTACCCCAATGTCCAGGCGGTACTGAAGGCGTCCTGCCAACGCTTTGCCGACAAGCCCGCTTTCAGCAACCTGGGCAAGACCCTCACCTACGGTGAGCTCTACCGACTCTCCGGGGCCTTCGCCGCCTACCTGCAGAACCACACCGACCTCAAGCCCGGCGACCGCATCGCCGTGCAGCTGCCGAACATCCTGCAATATCCGGTGGTGGTCTTCGGCGCCATGCGCGCCGGCCTGGTCGTGGTGAACACCAACCCGCTGTACACCGCACGGGAGATGGAGCACCAGTTCAACGACTCCGGTGCCAAGGCCCTGGTCTGCCTGGCCAACATGGCCCACCTGGCCGAGGAAGTGCTGCCGAAGACCGGTGTCCGGCACGTGGTCGTCACCGAAGTGGGCGACCTGCTGCCCACCTTCAAGCGCCTCCTGGTCAACGCCGTGATCAAGCACGTGAAGAAGATGGTGCCGCCCTTCAGCCTGCCCCAGGCGGTCAAGCTCAACGACGCCCTGGCCAGGGGCCGTGGCCGCGCCGTGAACGAGGCCAGCCCGCAGAGCGGCGACATCGCCGTGCTGCAGTACACCGGCGGCACCACCGGCGTGGCCAAGGGCGCGATGCTGACCCATCGCAACCTGATCGCCAACATGCTCCAGTGCAAGGCCCTGATGGGCGCCAACCTGGACGAGGGCTGCGAGATCCTTATCGCGCCGCTGCCGCTCTACCACATCTACGCCTTCACCTTCCATTGCATGGCGATGATGCTGACCGGCAACCACAACGTCCTGATCAGCAACCCCCGCGACCTGCCGGCGATGGTCAAGGAGCTGGGCAAGTTCCGCTTCACCGGCTTCGTCGGCCTGAACACCCTGTTCGTGGCGCTGTGCAATAACGACGACTTCCGCAAGCTGGACTTCTCGGCCCTGAAGCTGACCCTGTCGGGTGGCATGGCCCTGCAGCTGGCCGCCGCCGAACGCTGGAAACAGGTCACCGGCTGCCCCATCTGCGAAGGCTACGGCATGACCGAGACCAGCCCGGTGGTGTCGGTGAACCCCTTCCAGAGCATCCAGATCGGCACCATCGGTATTCCCGTGCCCTCCACCCAGTGCAAGGTGGTGGACGACGAAGGCCGCGACGTCGGTCTCGGCGCGCCGGGCGAACTCTGCGTCAAGGGCCCGCAGGTCATGAAGGGCTACTGGCAGCGCCAGGACGCCACCGACGAGATCCTCGACGCCGATGGCTGGCTGAGGACCGGCGATATCGCGGTGATCCAGGACGATGGCTTCATGCGCATCGTCGACCGGAAGAAGGACATGATCCTGGTGTCCGGCTTCAACGTGTACCCCAACGAGCTGGAAGACGTGCTCGCCACCCTGCCCGGGGTGCTGCAGTGCGCCGCGATCGGCATCCCGGACGAGAAATCCGGCGAGGCCATCAAGATCTTCGTGGTGGTCCGGCCGGGCGTGAGCCTCACCAAGGAGCAGGTGATGGAGCACATGCGCGGCAACCTCACCGGCTACAAGGTGCCCCGTACCATCGAGTTCCGCGACAGCCTGCCGACCACCAACGTCGGCAAGATCCTCCGCCGTGAACTGCGCGACGAGGAACTGAAGAAGCTCAAGGCGAAGCAGGAAACGGCCAAGGCCTGATCCCGTTCCGCTCAGGACAGGGCCCCGCGTTTGCGGGGCCTTGTCGTTTCAGGGCGACCCCGAGGCTGTTACGGGAGGAAGGCATGTTGTATGGCTGCAATCTCGTCCTCACCTTCATTCCATCGGAGTGCCTGCCATGAGCCAATCCAGCCAGAGCCTGTCCAGGGAAGCCAGACGGCTTTCCATCAACGAGCGTGTCGAACTGGTGGAAGACCTGTTGGACAGCCTGGACACTCCTGACGCAACCCTCGACGCCCAGTGGGGGGAAGAGGCCGAGGATCGGCTGGATGCATACCGGCGTGGTGAACTCAAGGCACTCCCACTGGCCGAGGTATTGGGCAAGTATCTGAACAATTGAGCATTCGGACGGCAAGGACCTGCTCGTGATCGCGATTGCCCACCTGCACCGCTCGCCCGGCTACTGGCGTGATCGAATCGCCAAGCCCTCATAGGCCCGAGCCCTCCTCGCTGGAAATCTGCGACAATTCCGCCCTTGCCGAAAACGACAGCAGAATCAACGGACCCGATGAGCGAGCAATCCCCCAGCGCCGAACACCTCCTGAAACGCCTCGACCAGGCCATGGGCGCCGACCGCCATCGCCTGCGTCGACAGCTCCACGAGCTGCGCAAGCACCCGGACGACACCCGGCTGGCGCAGTGGGTCGAGCGCTTCCAGGCCTCCGTCGCCCGCGTCGAGGCGCGCCGCGCCAGCGTGCCGGTCATGCGTTACGACGACGCCCTGCCGATCGCCGCCAAGCGCGAGGAGATCAAGGCCGCGCTGGAAAAGCATCAGGTGCTGGTGATCGCCGGCGAGACCGGCTCGGGCAAGACCACCCAGCTGCCGAAGATCTGCCTGGAGATCGGTCGCGGCACCCATGGCCTGATCGGCCACACCCAGCCGCGCCGACTGGCGGCCCGCAGCGTGGCGACACGTGTCGCGGAGGAGATCGGCAGCCCCCTGGGCGAGCTGGTGGGCTACCAGGTGCGCTTCGAGGACCAGTCCAACGAACGCAGCCTGATCAAGCTGATGACCGACGGTATCCTGCTGGCCGAAACCCAGCACGACCGCTTCCTCGAACGCTACGACACCATCATCGTCGACGAGGCCCACGAGCGCAGCCTCAACATCGACTTCCTCCTGGGCTACCTGAAGACCCTGCTGCCGCGCCGCCCCGACCTCAAGCTGATCATCACCTCGGCGACCATCGACCTGGAGCGCTTCTCCAGGCATTTCGGCGGGGCGCCCATCATCGAGGTGTCCGGTCGCACCTACCCGGTGGAGACCTGGTACCGGCCGCTGGCCGCCGAGGTGGACGAAGATGGCGAGGCGCTGTTCGACGACCTGTCCGTGGACCAGGGCATCCTTCGCGCCCTGGACGAGATCGCCGCCCATGAGCGCGGCGAGGGCAAGCGCCCGGGCGATGTGCTGGTGTTCCTGCCCGGCGAGCGGGAGATCCGCGACTGCGCCGAGGTGCTGCGCAAGACCAATCTCAGGCACACCGAGGTGCTGCCGCTCTATGCGCGGCTGACGCCGGCGGAGCAGCAGAAGATCTTCGCGCCGATGCCGGGCCGCAAGATCGTCCTGTCCACCAACGTCGCCGAAACCTCGTTGACCGTGCCCGGCATCCGCTACGTGATCGACAGCGGCACCGCGCGCATCAGCCGCTACAGCTACCGCGCCAAGGTCCAGCGGCTGCCGGTGGAGGCCGTGTCCCAGGCCAGCGCCAACCAGCGCAAGGGCCGTTGCGGCCGCGTCGAGCCCGGCATCTGCGTGCGCCTCTACAGCGAGGAGGATTTCCTCGCCCGCCCGGCCTTCACCGACCCCGAGATCCTCCGCACCAACCTGGCTGCGGTGATCCTGCAGATGCTCCACCTGCGCCTCGGCGATATCGAGGCCTTCCCCTTCATCGAGCCGCCGGACGGCAAGGCCATCAAGGATGGCTTCACCCTGCTGCAGGAGCTCTCGGCGGTGAACCGCGAGGGCCAGCTGACGCCCATCGGCCGCCAGCTGGCGCGCCTGCCCATCGACCCGCGCCTGGGCCGCATGGTGCTGGAAGGCGCCCGCCAGGGCAGCCTCGACGAGGTGCTGGTGATCGCCGCCGCGCTGTCCGTGCAGGACCCGCGCGAGCGCCCCATGGACCGCCAGCAGGCGGCCGACCAGGCCCACGCCCAATGGAAGGACGTGGACTCCGACTTCGCCGCCCTGATCAACCTCTGGCGTGGATTCGAGGAGCAGCGCCTGGCCCTGGGCTCCAACGCCCTGCGCAACTGGTGCCGGAAGAACTTCCTCAACTACCTGCGCCTGCGCGAGTGGCGCGATGCCCACCGGCAGCTGGTGCTCATCGGCCGCGAATTGAAGCTCTTCCCCGAACGGGGCAAGGAGGCTCCCGTAGGACGGGTTGAGCGCAGCGATACCCATGCCGTCCGCAACGATGGGCATCGCTCCGCTCAGCGCCATCCTACGAAAAGCAATGCCGCCGCCGCTTCAGGTGATGCCGCCAGCAAGGCCGAACAGCAACAGCGCAGCATCGACTACGCCAAGGTGCACAAGGCCATCCTCTGCGGCCTGCTCAGCCAGATCGGCCAGAAGACCGAGGAGGGCGACTACCTGGGCGCCCGCCAGCGGCGCTTCTGGATCCACCCCGGCACCGCCATCGCCAGGAAGCGCCCGCAGTGGATCATGGCCGCCGAACTGGTGGAAACCACCAAGCTGTTCGCGCGCATGGTGGCGAAGATCGAGCCGGACTGGCTGGAGCCCCTGGCCGCGCACCTGGTGAAGAAGAACCACCTGGAGCCCCACTGGGAAAAACGCCGTGGCCAGGTGGTCGCTTACGAGCAGGTCAGCCTCTACGGCCTGATCGTGGTCGGTCGCCGCGCCGTTCACTACGGTCCGATCGATCCGGAAGTCTCTCGCGAGCTGTTCATCCGCGAGGGCCTGGTGCGAGGGGAGATCCACAGCAAGGCGCGTTGCCTCGCCGCCAACCGCCAGTTGCTGGAGCGGCTCGACGAGCTGGAAGCCAAGGCGCGCCGCCGCGACATCCTCGCCGACGAGGAAACCCTCTTCGCCTACTACGCGGCGCGGCTGCCGGCGGACATCTACCAGACCGCCAGTTTCGAGAAATGGTACGAGCGTGAGCGGGCCGGCAATCCCGACCTGCTGATCATGCGCGAGGAAGACGTGCTGGCCCGTGAGGCGAGCGAAGTCACCGCCGCCCAGTACCCCGACACGCTGCGCCTGGGCGAGCTGGAGCTGCCGCTTTCCTATCACTTCGAACCCGGCCATGCCCGTGACGGCGTCACCCTGCGGGTGCCGGCGCCGCTGCTGCCGCAGCTGCCCGCCGAGCGCCTCGAGTGGCTGGTGCCCGGCCTGCTGGAAGCCAAGTGCGTCGCCCTGGTGCGCAACCTGCCCAAGGCCATTCGCAAGAACTTCGTGCCGGTGCCGGACTTCGTCAAGGCGGCCCTGGCCAGGATCGCCTTCGGCCAGGGCTCCCTGCCCGACTCCCTGGGGCGCGAGCTGACCCGCATGACCGGCGTCCGCGTTTCCGAAGAGGCCTGGGGCGAGGCGGCCGCCCAGTTGGAAGGCCATCTGAAGATGAACCTGGAAGTGGTGGACGCCCGGGGCAAGTTCCTCGGCGAGGGGCGCGAGCTGGCGGAAGTCACCGCCCGTTTCGCCGAGGCCAGCCAGGCCGCCCTGGCCATTCCCCAGGCGAAGCAGGAGCAGAAGCCGGTGGAGGCCAAGGGCTTCGCCCAGGTGGCGGAAAAGACCCAGCAGAAGATCGCCGGGTTGTCCATGACCGTCTACCCGGCGCTGGTGGAGGAGGGCGGCAGCGTCAGGGAAAGCCGCTTCCCGACTCAGGCCGAGGCCGATTGGCAGCATCGCCGGGCCCTGCAACGGCTGTTGCTGCAACAGCTGGCCGAGCCGGCCAAGTACCTGCGCGGCAAGCTGCCGGGGCTGACCGAACTCGGACTGCTGTACCGCGACATGGGCCGCGTCGACGCGCTGGTGGAGGACATCCTCCTGGCCAGCCTGGACAGCTGCATCCTCGAAGGCGAAGCCAGCCTGCCCCGGGACGGCGCCGCCCTCGCTTCCCTGGCCGAGAGGAAGCGCGGCGCCTGGGCCGAGCACGCCGAGCGCCTGGCGCGCCTGACCCTGGAGATCCTCAAGCTCTGGCACGGCCTGCAGAAACGCTTCAAGGGCCGCATCGACCTGGCTCAGGCCGTGGCGCTGAACGACATCAAGGCGCAGCTGGCCAACCTGGTCTATCCGGGCTTCGTCCGCGAAACCCCGGCGGAATGGTTCAGGGAACTGCCGCGCTACCTGAAGGCGGTGGAGCAGCGCTTCGACAAGATCGCCGCGCAACTGCAGCGGGATCGGGTCTGGTCCGGCGAGATCGCCGGCTACTGGGAGCAGTACCAGACGCGCCTGGCCAAGCATGCCCAGGAAGGCAAGCGTGACCCGGAACTGGTGCTCTACCGCTGGATGCTGGAAGAGTACCGGGTGTCCCTCTTCGCCCAGCAACTGGGCACGAAACTGCCGGTGTCCGATAAGCGACTGTCGAAACAGTGGAGCCAGGTGGAAGCATGACCGCGTTCGAAATCCGTCCCATGAGCCCCGAGCTCTACCGCCAGCAGACTCGCCGCATCGCCCTGGGCTGCGCCGGCCTCTTCATCGCCCTGGCGCTCCTGCTGTCCACCGCCGCCGTGACGCTGTTCGGCACGCCGGGCGGCGACAATTTCCGCTGGAACCTCGCGGGCGTGCTGCTGGGCCTGGGGCTGACCGTCGCCCTGGTGCGCCTGCAGTTCTGGTCCCGGCCCTGGATGGCGCCGGCGGTCTATGGCTGGCAACTCAAGCGCAGCCTGATGCGCGTCGGCAACCTCATGCACAAGGTCAAGGCCGGCGTCGCCGTGGGCGATGCCACGGCGATGAAGACCCTGCGCTTCTATCACCTGGCGCTGACCCAGATGCACCAGCTGGACGGCAACCTCTCCGACCTCAGCCAGATGGTCAAGGAGATCGACCAGCACCGTGAGGCGATGGAGCGGCAGGGGCTGGACCCCGAGCAGGTCCGCCTCGACCCGGCCTGGCTGTCGACCCTCAAGGGATACGCCGGCTAGGCGGAGCCGGCGTCGCGGCTTGCCTGGAGGCGGACAGGGCGCCGTGCTATACAGCCGTCACGGGGGCAACGGCATCAGGAGCACGAGGCATGGACGGGCAGGGCAAGCGTTCATCGACCGAACGATCATCGCCGGGCGCGGTTCAGCATCGGAGCCGCTTCGTCTGGCGAGCCCTGGCGCCGCGTTCCCTGGGCCTGCCGGTGGGGGCGCTGTGCCTGGCCCTGCCGCTCTGGGAGCTGGGCCGCCCGCTCTGGGTCTGGGGGCTGCTGTTCCTCTTCGTCTTCGTCTGGCCCTGGCTCGCCCTGGCCCTGAGCCTGCGCTACCGCGATCCGGTGCGCCACGAGCGCCGGCATATTCTCCTCGACTCCTTCGCCGGCACCTTCTGGATGGCGGCGGCGGGCTTCAGCCCCCTGGCCACCTGCGTCACCTTCGCCATGCTCCAGGCCAACAACGTGGCTGCCGGCGGCATCCGCTTCGTCGGCCAGGGCTGGCTGGCGCAGCTGGCGGGCGTGACGGTCGGCCTGCTGGTGTTCGGCGCCCAGTTCCATTCCGCGCTTACCCTGAAGCACCTGCTGTTCTGCCTGCCGATGCTGGTGATCCACCCCGTGGTGATCGGCACCACCCTCTATGAAATGGCCCAGAGCGTCGCCAGGAGCCGCAGGAAGTTGCGCACCCTGAGCCAGACCGACAGCCTCACCGGCGTCTACAACCGCCGCTACTGGAGCGAGCTGGCTTTACAGGAGTTCCAGCGTTGCGGGCGGGGTGGCGGTCCGTCCTGCCTGGCGCTCATCGATGTGGATAACTTCAAGGCGATCAACGATACCCAGGGCCACCTGGCCGGGGATGAACTGCTGGCTCGGCTCGGCCGGGCGCTACGGGCAAACCTGCGGGAGACCGACCTGATCGGCCGTTACGGCGGGGACGAGTTCTGCGTGCTGCTGCCCCAGACCCGCGAGCACGGCGCCTGCACGGCGCTGGACTGGATGCGGGAGCGGGTGGTGCGCGACGAACAGGGCCAGTTGGGGCTGAGCATCGGCCTGGCGGCCTACCAGCCGGGCATGGGCAGCCTGGAGGACTGGATCCGTTGCGCCGACAAGGCGCTCTACGAGGCCAAGTCCCGGGGGCGCAACCAGGTGGTGGCGCATCCCCAGGTCCAGGCGGGGGTCTGAGGAGCGGTCTCGCCACGGCGCCTCCTGGAGCATGGGTGCCGCGCGCCCGCCCAAGGGCTTCCGTGAATTACGACAGGTGCTTCAGCAACCGTGCCTGCAAGGCTTCCAGCGTTTCCGGGGCGGCCCGCTTGCTGGCGTGGATGCCCAGGGCTTCCCCTTCGAAACGCGGCACGATGTGCATGTGGATATGGAACACGGTCTGGCCCGCCGGGGCGCCATTGAACTGGGCGACCTGGACGCCGGCCGGCTGCAGCTCATCCACCAGCACCCGGGTCAGGCGCTGCACCACCGCCATCACCTTGGCCAGGGCTTCGGGTTCGATCTCCAGGATGTTGCGGGCGGTGGAACGCTTGGGGATCACCAGGGTATGGCCGAAGGACTGCGGAAACAGATCGAGGAAGGCGAGCACATCGTCGTCCTCGTAGAGCTTGTAGCAGGGCGCCTCGCCCCGAATGATCTGGGCGAAGACGTTCTGCGGGTCGTAGGTGCCGTGCAGGCTCATCGTGGGCTCTCCATTTTGCCGGACATGAAGCGCGCACCTTAACGCTCGGGGCCCAGGCGCGAAACCCGGGCGCTTCATTTTCTCCGCCGCGCACCTGGCCGTGGGCCTTTCCCATCTCGGGTGGGAAGCTTCCGGAACGTCTAGTGTTAACCGGGTCGAAAGTGGACTGATGGTTCTGCATTTTTGCCGACGTTTCGGCAAAAGTCCCCGTCGCCAGCGGCCGAATCTGGCGTTACCCTTCGCATCTGGATGATTTCCGGACGCCCGTGGCAGCCCGCTTTCGCGCCGGCCCGGGTGCCGCGACAGGCCCTGCCGGGCGCGGCGAAGATTGGTCCGCGTGGATAAGTCCGGCATCAGGTTTCCATCCCGTTCGATGGGACGCCCCATTTTCCCGCCGCCGGCACCGGCCTGCGGCGATTGACTGCCCAAACCGGCCGCCCGAGCAGGCGGCCCAGTATCGAGAGGATCGACCGTGCACAACGTCGTGATCAGTGGCACCGGCCTTTACACCCCGCCCAACAGCATTTCCAACGAAGAGCTGGTGGCCTCCTTCAATGCCTACGTGCAGGCCTTCAACGCCGAGAACGCCGACGCCATCGAGCGCGGCGAGATCGAGGCCCTGGCCGAGTCCAGCGTCGCCTTCATCGAGAAGGCCTCCGGCATCAAGAGCCGCTTCGTGGTGGACAAGGACGGCATCCTCGATCCCCGGCGCATGGTGCCGCGCATCCCGGAACGCTCCAACGAGGAGTGGGGCATCCTCTGCGAGATGGCCGTGGCCGCCGCCCGGCAGGCCCTGGAGCGTGCCGGACGCACCCCGGCCGATATCGACGGCGTGATCGTCGCCTGCTCCAACCTGCAGCGCGCCTACCCGGCGGTGGCCATCGAGGTGCAGGCCGCCCTGGGCATCCAGGGCTTCGGCTATGACATGAACGTCGCCTGCTCCTCCGCCACCTTCGGCATCCAGGCCGCCACCAACGCGGTCCAGACCGGCCAGGCCCGCGCCATCCTCATGGTCAACCCGGAAATCTGCACCGGCCACCTCAACTTCCGCGACCGCGACAGCCACTTCATCTTCGGTGACGCCGCCACCGCCGTGATCATCGAGCGGGCCGACCAGGCCACCTCGAAACACCAGTTCGAGGTCGTCGGCACCAAGCTGCTGACCCAGTTCTCCAACAACATCCGCAACAACTTCGGCTTCCTCAATCGCGCGGCCGAGGAAGGCATCGGCACGCGCGACAAGCTGTTCGTCCAGGAAGGTCGCAAGGTGTTCAAGGACGTCTGCCCCATGGTGGCCGAGCTGATCGCCGCGCACCTGCAGGAGAACGGCATCGAGGTGGCCGGGGTGAAACGCTTCTGGCTGCACCAGGCCAACCTCAACATGAACCTGCTGATCGCCCGCAAGCTGCTGGGGCGCGACGCCGAGCCGCAGGAGGCGCCGGTGATCCTCGACACCTATGCCAACACCAGTTCCGCCGGCTCGGTGATCGCCTTCCACAAGCACCAGGACGACCTGCCCAGCGGTGCCCTCGGCGTGCTCAGCTCCTTCGGAGCCGGCTACTCCATCGGCAGCGTGATCCTGCGCAAGCGCTGATGAGCCTGCCCCCCGACGGGGACCTGCTGCCCCGGCTGCTGGCCGGGGAGCAGCGGGCCTTCCGACAACTGATCGACGCCTACCAGGGCGCCATGCGCGCGGTGGCCTATGCCATCGTCGGCCAGCGTTTCGCCGACGAGGTGGTGCAGGACGCCTGGCTGGCCGTGGTGCGCAACCTGGACGGCTTCCAGCAGCGCTCCAGCCTCAAGACCTGGCTGCTGACCATAGTCGCCAACACCGCCCGCAGCCGGCTCAAGCAGAGCCGTCGGGAGGTGCTGCTGGATGACCTGCCGGGGCCGCACGGCACCCTCGACGAGGGGCGCTTTGCCGAGAACGGCCATTGGATGGCCGAGGTGCCCGCCTGGCACCAGGACTCCCCCGAGGCCCTGCTGGCCGAGGAAGAACTGCGGGAGTGCCTGGAAAAGACCCTGCTCGGCCTGTCGGAGATGCAGCGCAGCGTGGTGCTCCTGCGGGAGCGCCAGGGACTGGAGTTGGAAGAGATCTGTAACGTGCTGGGGGTTTCGCTCTCCAATGTCCGGGTGCTCCTGCATCGCGGGCGCCTCAAGCTGTTCGCCACGCTGGAACATTTCGAGGAGACCGGCCAATGCTGACATGCAAGGAACTGGTGGCCCGTTCCAGCGACCTGCTCGATGACCAGCTGAGCTTTCGCGAGCGGCTGGCCATGCGTCGCCATCTGGTGCTCTGCCGCAACTGCCGGCGCTTCATCAGGCAGATGAAACTGGCCCAGGCCGTGGTCCGCCAGATGCCCGATGAACCGCCCGCGGATGCGGACGACCTGGCCGAGCGCCTGGCCCGGGCGCGCCGCGACGCCCACTGATTCGCGCATTCGCGTAGACCCCCCGAGCCGACTGCGCAAGTCGGCTTTTGCACCTGTTTCACTCCCGAGTCCCCAGGCTTTTCGGCTGAAAGGCCCGTCCTAGAGCAGTGCGTGCCTTATAAGAATTCGAAGTAAAAAAGTTCC
This genomic window from Pseudomonas furukawaii contains:
- the fadD2 gene encoding long-chain-fatty-acid--CoA ligase FadD2, translated to MQPDFWSDKRPAGVPNEIDATAYKSVIEVFERSCKKFADRPAFSNLGVTLTYAELDRLSAAFAAYLQKHTDLAPGDRIAVQMPNVLQYPIAVFGALRAGLIVVNTNPLYTAREMRHQFKDAGVRALVYINLFGKLVEEVLPDTGIEYLVEARMGDMLPSLKGWLVNTLVKKVKKMVPDFHLPQAVSFKDALKFGQGHALKPVKVGLEDIAVLQYTGGTTGVAKGAMLTHGNLVANMQQVDACLSQLGPDGAPLMKQGQEIMIAPLPLYHIYAFTANCMCMMVNGNHNILITNPRDIGGFIKELKKWRFSALLGLNTLFVALMDHPGFKDLDFSNLKVTNSGGTALVKATAERWQALTGCSVVEGYGLTETSPVASTNPYGAQARLGTVGIPVPGTAFKVIDDAGNELPLGDRGELCIKGPQVMKGYWNRPEATAEVLDAEGWLKTGDIAVIDPDGFVRIVDRKKDLIIVSGFNVYPNEIEDVVMAHPKVASCAAIGVPDDKSGEAVKLFVVPRDGGVSVEELKAYCKENFTGYKVPKHIVLKDALPMTPVGKILRRELRDIA
- the fadD1 gene encoding long-chain-fatty-acid--CoA ligase FadD1; this encodes MTDNFWKDKYPAGVPAEIDPDQYPNVQAVLKASCQRFADKPAFSNLGKTLTYGELYRLSGAFAAYLQNHTDLKPGDRIAVQLPNILQYPVVVFGAMRAGLVVVNTNPLYTAREMEHQFNDSGAKALVCLANMAHLAEEVLPKTGVRHVVVTEVGDLLPTFKRLLVNAVIKHVKKMVPPFSLPQAVKLNDALARGRGRAVNEASPQSGDIAVLQYTGGTTGVAKGAMLTHRNLIANMLQCKALMGANLDEGCEILIAPLPLYHIYAFTFHCMAMMLTGNHNVLISNPRDLPAMVKELGKFRFTGFVGLNTLFVALCNNDDFRKLDFSALKLTLSGGMALQLAAAERWKQVTGCPICEGYGMTETSPVVSVNPFQSIQIGTIGIPVPSTQCKVVDDEGRDVGLGAPGELCVKGPQVMKGYWQRQDATDEILDADGWLRTGDIAVIQDDGFMRIVDRKKDMILVSGFNVYPNELEDVLATLPGVLQCAAIGIPDEKSGEAIKIFVVVRPGVSLTKEQVMEHMRGNLTGYKVPRTIEFRDSLPTTNVGKILRRELRDEELKKLKAKQETAKA
- a CDS encoding addiction module protein yields the protein MSQSSQSLSREARRLSINERVELVEDLLDSLDTPDATLDAQWGEEAEDRLDAYRRGELKALPLAEVLGKYLNN
- the hrpA gene encoding ATP-dependent RNA helicase HrpA encodes the protein MSEQSPSAEHLLKRLDQAMGADRHRLRRQLHELRKHPDDTRLAQWVERFQASVARVEARRASVPVMRYDDALPIAAKREEIKAALEKHQVLVIAGETGSGKTTQLPKICLEIGRGTHGLIGHTQPRRLAARSVATRVAEEIGSPLGELVGYQVRFEDQSNERSLIKLMTDGILLAETQHDRFLERYDTIIVDEAHERSLNIDFLLGYLKTLLPRRPDLKLIITSATIDLERFSRHFGGAPIIEVSGRTYPVETWYRPLAAEVDEDGEALFDDLSVDQGILRALDEIAAHERGEGKRPGDVLVFLPGEREIRDCAEVLRKTNLRHTEVLPLYARLTPAEQQKIFAPMPGRKIVLSTNVAETSLTVPGIRYVIDSGTARISRYSYRAKVQRLPVEAVSQASANQRKGRCGRVEPGICVRLYSEEDFLARPAFTDPEILRTNLAAVILQMLHLRLGDIEAFPFIEPPDGKAIKDGFTLLQELSAVNREGQLTPIGRQLARLPIDPRLGRMVLEGARQGSLDEVLVIAAALSVQDPRERPMDRQQAADQAHAQWKDVDSDFAALINLWRGFEEQRLALGSNALRNWCRKNFLNYLRLREWRDAHRQLVLIGRELKLFPERGKEAPVGRVERSDTHAVRNDGHRSAQRHPTKSNAAAASGDAASKAEQQQRSIDYAKVHKAILCGLLSQIGQKTEEGDYLGARQRRFWIHPGTAIARKRPQWIMAAELVETTKLFARMVAKIEPDWLEPLAAHLVKKNHLEPHWEKRRGQVVAYEQVSLYGLIVVGRRAVHYGPIDPEVSRELFIREGLVRGEIHSKARCLAANRQLLERLDELEAKARRRDILADEETLFAYYAARLPADIYQTASFEKWYERERAGNPDLLIMREEDVLAREASEVTAAQYPDTLRLGELELPLSYHFEPGHARDGVTLRVPAPLLPQLPAERLEWLVPGLLEAKCVALVRNLPKAIRKNFVPVPDFVKAALARIAFGQGSLPDSLGRELTRMTGVRVSEEAWGEAAAQLEGHLKMNLEVVDARGKFLGEGRELAEVTARFAEASQAALAIPQAKQEQKPVEAKGFAQVAEKTQQKIAGLSMTVYPALVEEGGSVRESRFPTQAEADWQHRRALQRLLLQQLAEPAKYLRGKLPGLTELGLLYRDMGRVDALVEDILLASLDSCILEGEASLPRDGAALASLAERKRGAWAEHAERLARLTLEILKLWHGLQKRFKGRIDLAQAVALNDIKAQLANLVYPGFVRETPAEWFRELPRYLKAVEQRFDKIAAQLQRDRVWSGEIAGYWEQYQTRLAKHAQEGKRDPELVLYRWMLEEYRVSLFAQQLGTKLPVSDKRLSKQWSQVEA
- a CDS encoding DUF3087 domain-containing protein gives rise to the protein MTAFEIRPMSPELYRQQTRRIALGCAGLFIALALLLSTAAVTLFGTPGGDNFRWNLAGVLLGLGLTVALVRLQFWSRPWMAPAVYGWQLKRSLMRVGNLMHKVKAGVAVGDATAMKTLRFYHLALTQMHQLDGNLSDLSQMVKEIDQHREAMERQGLDPEQVRLDPAWLSTLKGYAG